The DNA window tttgacgcgagcaggatatcgtctacatattggatgactgtggatgacagggaaagtaattctcgcaaatggctttgtaaagccatgtggaataccgtagggctgttgtggaatccctgcggtaaccgggtccaagtatattgttgtccttggaccgtgaaagcaaaccactgttgaacctccggtaccagaggcaccgaccaaaatccgttggccatatctgtaaccgagaaatatttatgttccggtttgagagcattacaaatggtggagggatccgcgaccaaaggagctttttaatcaatacactggttagctttcctataatcgacagtcaaactttcattagatttctgtaccggccacacggggctattggatgagctgtgcgttttaataagcaccccttgtttctccaattgctgaataaccggtaagattcccgcgatggcagttggattgATGGGATACTATTCAGTGCAtgaaggcttggtcccggtaaatgacgtaggctccatctggagtagaccacaatcattcttatctttcgtccatatcgggtgttccttcaaatcttctttcttcaaagttctaagtgaccatgtcacccgaccatcctcgaaatgcaatgatgaatctacttggattagaacgtccattcccaaaaggggttgatctactgggcctatccagaacgGCGTCATTAGTTCATGTGGATCCAGCATTATAAGTACccctgttgtccttttaatttccattttatggcccccaactccagaggctgtacgtgccctaccatccaacgacaaaacgtctccatattgtaggggtaagcatgttaattccacccctgtgtctaaaagacagtgcacatccttatcgcccatcatcacagttatatatagcccatctcccctttgttgtattagtgtgaggaagtggatcagggtgggctctaattgttttttgctatcccaagtaactccttctgttgttgtattgtcagttgcttaaatgcttctatgaggttgttatcttgtgacaagcctggtttgttggctgaattgtatccctggctgcgtcctcttccccgaccacgaccttgctgttttgccttgcacgtcttggcccagtgaccttctttcccataaTTATGAAATTTTCCagctaattttcctaataactgtttatcggaatcctgggatttccatcccatagcctgtgcaGCTGGGACTTTAGCTTCCATATCCCGctgtaattggttacatcgatccaccaatgctgcaaaggtagtttctctcccttcccagtccgcTAACACTACctcaagcattttggacagttctggctttagacctgtcatgaaagctgctttcaggggtccaaacacgtgTTCatacatttcctcatccgtattattcatacccgaatgttctagccacgtgcatctaaaccgctcgtcatactcccggacctcctctgttcctttctgttggcaggctgcaatttttccccagtctgtcttagctggactgaaggcttgcagccagtttaATCGCCTcctatcctgcgtttaattcttgttcatcctgcctcaaagcttcttctaccttgtcgtgaaattttcttccctgtgtttttggcaccattatggtcaaaatttgcactcagtcccagggatgaagttgatatatatttcttaagcggtgcaattggtcccacgtttttactccccctttctttggattgggcaaatccttggaccatttatcaattttctctggctcagacggatcatgaactaaatattctgcatacacccttttcctcgtttttttggttccaccctcatccgcagtctcttccgatttgactacaactcgtctttttttaaatggggtaaAGCGCacacctaattcttcatcctccgacattgtatcgtcggaggattcagaatccgtatctattcgtcggtcgtgtcttcgggtttgtgcttttaattgatccaaacatgggtaccctcggAATTgatcgatacattttccttttcctattactgtctccttgacctaatgattttttccattctttaatttcaccttaagatctttaacttccgcttccgcctTTTCACGTTGAAGTTTTTTCTGTTGgacctgtgcacaaacagcttgcaattggtccgttgtactggtcagttctcgatcatgttgggaacgcattataatttcattccgcattCGGATCTTTTCCATAACGGCTAGgaaccatctagttcactctttatttttcatacaggtcttttttccccagacccttttaatctcgtccaaggaccattatcCTTTGgatgttccgtacttttgttcgatcttaatacaggttttagataagtcgagttGTTGctttatgtattctttcaactgttggcgaatttcatctatcaaaacctcaggtggcgcctgcccacctttaacagttgtaggcaattctttgctcttatctgctGCTTCCATACTACTGATTTCtacactggggtctcgagtcgtcggCTTTTCAGCCGATCAGTGGGTTGGTGATTAATTCAGTAacgcaccgccgaagttagacatctatgggacctcgagccgactaccaactggagtgttagcaaaccggaggctttcggaatagcGTAaaagagaggcgaatttagacttttgaccgaggacttgtataaagaggagtccttacctcagtatgtaggtccaatgtccaaaattcagtttcttccctgagcgatcctgttcatgacgccaaaattgttagatctccaaatttccaatgaaatacgaactccgattgtagtttaaatgtaactttattctggcagcaacatcaagcttctggctttaagccaggcctttgtccttctgagaccacatggtcaatatgtctgtacttatacctggttcaatttacagaaaagaactcgcctcctttgaccttattggctcaattgatatattcctaaccccgaattggctcactgtcaaaggtcctgaaatgtcaagttgattgatgacttaatgcaatgtgctcagtcgcatgtagatatgggagtctgtgttttctcaacctgtctaaatgcagcctgtttgaattctctatcaggttctggacttccccaacattggggacattcttcctgcatctaacctgtctaaaacccgtcagaattttaaacgtttccatgaggtctcctctcattcttctgaactccagtgaatacaagcccagttgatccagtctttcttgataggtcagtcccgccatcccgggaatcagtctggtgcttccctgcctgttgctcaaggccagggcagaactgtggttcgattcccgggaccccaacctcaccgaggaagcaatggtcaggcaactggcactagtccaacggaatggaggaggggaggaggagaaaacctccaaaggtcgggtaaatgaagtaaaaaacaacccgattcccaaaagggaatggcaccaggagggtggccgctcacctgataaggagggagtgtgctacgggtgcgggaaagctgggcattttaaaagggattgcaggagcccagtaaagaggtatgggcggagaagtccttcaggagccaccCAGAGTGGGggcagtggagcgagctcctcaccatcccttgacgagatagtagctgcagtgaggacagcactggaggggactgggaaggttgccacggcaacaggcagggaagcaccagactgattcccgcgatggcgggactgacctatcatgaaagagtggatcaactgggcttgtattcactggagttcagaagaatgagaggggacctcatggaaccgtttaaaattctgacgggttttagacaggttagatgcaggaagaatgttcccaatgttggggaagtccagaaccaggggacacagtctgaggataaggggtaagccatttaggaccgagatgaggagaaacttcttcacccatagagtggtgaacatgtggaattctctaccacagaaagtagttgaggccaattcactaaatatattcaaaagggagttagatgaagtccttactactcggaggatcaagggttatggcgagaagcaggaaaggggtactgaagtttgatgttcagccatgaactcattgaatggcgctgcaggctagaatggatgaatggcctgctcctgcacctattttctatgtttctatgtttctatgatgttagcctggacgaggacactgatgttggtacggctGTCCACCCAGGGGAGTTGCAGGACATTGCAGAGACAtctacatttaatacgatcaaggctgatccgatcatggactcggttccacttctctgcccacaccccataaccgcttattcccttatcgtttcagaaactttcTATctgtggcttaaatttattcaatgtccccggttgctcagctctctgaggaagcgaattccacagatttacaaccctgtgagacaagaaattcctcctcatctccgttttaaatgggcgataccttaatctaagattatgccccctagttctagtctcccctatcagtggaaacatcctctgtctatccatcttgtcaaaccccattataatcttatacggtttgataaatcacctctctttcttctgaattccaatgtgtagagtccCAACCTCCTCattcttttctcataagtcaacacctcatttccggaatcaacctagtgaaccttctctgaactgccaccaaagtacatatatccttttgtaaatagggaaaccaaaattgcatgcagtgttccaggtgtggcctcaccaataacctgtgtaactgtagcaaaacttccttggttttatcccctttgcaataaaggccaagactccattggccttcctgatcacttgctgtacctacatagtaaccttttgagtttcatgcataagtacctccaggtcccgctgtaatgcagcactttgcaatctttctccattgaagtaataacttgctctttgatttttttgtgccaaagtgcatgacctcacactttccaatattatagtcCATCagcctaatttttgcccactcacttagccattctgtgtcctcttgcagattctgtgtcctcctcacacattgctttttctcccatctttgtaacgtcagcaaacttggcgagattacactctgtcccttcttccaaatcgttaacatagattgcaaatagttggggtcccagcaccgatccctgcggcagagatagcatggatttatgaagaagaAGTCatagttgacaaatttgctggaattctttgaggatgtaatgaacagggtggataacgtggatgtggtgtatttggaattccagtcgGCATTTGACACTAATTAATGATTGCCAaacagtgaatgaaccatttattccgactctctgttttctattagtttgccaatcctctatccatgctaatatattacccccaaccccgtgaacttttatcttgtgcagtaaccttttatgtggcaccttgtcaaatgccttgagtCAGACCTGCCGGTCAAGCCTGCAGCCCCGCAAACCAGGGGAACACGGCccgcggctctcgggcaacgcagctctcgggccCCGAGTCAGTTTCCACtcccggcaccagcaaaccccaGGGGCAGcgcctcccccacaccaggaaaacaacaacttacatttacacagcaggcccagcaattcccagccgctctatcAGGGTGGGCGTTGGATGTGGAAttcactccctggcctcctgtgtgggtctgtttgttgcatcagtttgagctggatggagaggggggagaagctgctcggattcacccccagtacttctcggcccagtgggaccaacaatttcccaagTGGGCCTGTCgaaggaggtgggttcccttccctgaaggaaagTAATGGCCCAGATGTTTTtctacgacaatccggcagctttcatggtcacttttttctagtgctggccccacaaattatcagattcattaagctcaatttcacaatctgcctttgtgtttttgtgggttctctctctcactccctttttgctgtttgaaattcacttcacagggtgttaaaaggggaggatttctaGACTAGAAGCTAAAACCAAACAtcaccaagatctgacagtcactcaatCCATTGGGACTGGAAtaccatcagcttttgaccatgaaaGCAGAAACcactgttcacagtggggagaaacggtacacgtgctctgtgtgtggacaaggcttaagccaatcatccaacctggagagacacaagcgcagtcacattgGGGAGAAACCATTTAAATGTGGGGATTATGCCAAAAGATTCACTAAcctgtcccagctggaaacacatcttcGAATTCACaccgaggagaggccgttcacctgctccgactgtgggaagggattcactcgttcatcccacctgcgcacacaccagcgagttcacactggggagaagccgttcacctgctctgggtgtgggaagggattcactgtattATGCTACCTGCtggcacatcagcgagttcacactggggaggaaccttttaaatgttctcactgtgagaagagttttaaaagcaaacagtaTCTCCtgacgcaccagcgagttcacaccgtggagaggtcattcacctgctctgagtgtgggaagggattcacctgGTCTTCCcacctgcggacacaccagcgagttcatactgggcagaggccttttaaatgttctgactgtgagaagagttttaaaatcaAACAATACCTGCTgagactccagcgagttcacaagtgactgcagggattggactctgctattattgctgctgttaatcacatcccggtctgaattgtgttcattctgatagttggggtttataactcctgtaatgCTGGTGTTAATAActctatatagacacacacattagTCTTGCTTTCAGCACATTGCTGTGGAATTTTGTCTttgccacctgagtgtttagcatcacctggctggagctgagaaaggacaatctggggggaggatcttacagggggaacagaacttcagcctggacacagtccttcagggccacattgAGAGGGGCAAGCAGCACTTtaatctttctcatctctcttcactgacagcaaagttgCCATGAGGGTTAATCCTGACATGTGTACGGTCCAGATGATACCACCCAAGGGTGATTAAAGAGATGGGATGGgcgctctgtcagccccttgcccatatctccaacagctcagtagtgtCATGGGTTGTTCCCCGAGATTAGAAGggagcacatgtagttcccattttccaaattggggaCAAATCTGAGGCAGGGAATAaacgcccatcaacgtgacctcgatcaccagGAAGATGCTCGAATATATCCTGAGATGCTGTTTtcatggggaaagtgaaggggccattaAAAGTACTGAACATGGCTTCCTCAAAATAAGGTcacatcttacaaactagcttgagttagtGAAGAAatagttaggttggtggatgggggaatctggtTGACATTGTTTACCTTCGggctgtcaaactcattttctatggtgagcCTGATCCGATATTCTGGCACTTggcgtgggccacattcagcaaaagctattaaaataggaataaatgaagataactaCATCAGAATTTCCATTTCGATTTTATTTACTGGTGCTGCTCCCGATTCCTGCCACCTCTTAGCTTGAACATtggtgaactgaccctgctcaaaccataaccacaaggataccgGTGCATTGTTCTGCTTGtgacacaaggctgtgtcactgtcacacacaggtAGTGTTTCCTTGATTCACTTCTCGATACAaagaccatctctttacacataccttttctacacaattgcagtagGCATGAGCAATGACCTGAAGCTTATAAAAGACACACATTTCAATACAACAaacgttacactgggagaaatgttcagttagaacatatgaaataggagcaggagtaggatatttggacccttgagcctgctctgccatttaagaagaacatcgctgatctgatcatggactcagttccacttccctgcccgctccccataaccctttactcccttatcactcaaaaatctgtctatctctgcattaattatattcaaagacccagcctcgacagctttctgaggcagaggattccatagatttacaaccctcagaagaaattcctcatctccgtttcaaatgggtggccacttattctttgatatgtcccctagttttagtttcccctgagttgaaatatccttccttcatccaccttgtcgagccccctcattatcttataagtttcattaagatcacctctcattcttctgagctccaatgtgtataggcccaacctactcaacttatcttcataaatcaaccccgtcatctctggaatcaacgtagtgaactttctctgaacagcctccaatgcaattatatccacccttaaatatggacaccaaaatacgaagtccattacaggcaaaatgccaagcaaaccagcagcacactggcaccttaacagtgtctcatctgcctacaggcttttcttaaatcgatttgctgagtggatataaacttaaaccaggtttgtaGGCgtaatgctctattcacatattgaaggtggaagagatgctgtgggacacacgctaagtccagtagctgaaagtgattaacaaacTGGGCTTAGTTTTTAgtcatcccgggcgtgttaccaataccagcaaaatcgaagcccatgaaataacggggacagtggcagcaaggatatgaaagtggctaagtgacacaaacagagtagtggtgaacggttgtttttcagactggaggaagtgttgttccccaggggtcgTTACTGgggctactgcttttcttgatctatattaattacttagacttgggtgtacagggcacaatttccaaatttgcagatgaaacaaaacttggaaggaCAGTGAACACTGAggtggatagtgatagacttcagaaagacatacaggctggtggaatgggcagacatgtggcagattaatTTAACGTGGAAGAGTTAAACGTGATACATTTATTCggaagaggagaggcaatataaactaaatggtacaattttaaaggggtgagtGAACAGAGAGCCAGGAGTATGTGTGCaccaatcgctgaaggtggcagcgcaggttgagaaagtggttacaaaaacTTACGGGACCTTAGGTTTCGGgaatagaggtatagaatacagaagtgtggatattatgatcaATCTGCATAAAATATTGGTTTggtctcaattggagtattgtgtccaattctgggcaccgcattttagtaagtatgtgaaggctttggcgagggtgcagaaaagatttacgagaatgattccaggaatgagagacttcagttacgtggatagtctggagaagctggggttgttcttctcagAACAGGGAATAttgcgaggagatttgacagaggtgttcaaaatcatgaggggtctggacagagtagatagaaactgtgccCATTGGCagtagggccgagaaccagaggacataaatttaaggtgattagcaaaagatacaaaggcaacataagaacaaTATTTTTTACGTagctagtggttaggatctggaatgcactgcctgaaaggatggtggaggcagaatcaatcacggctttcgaaagggaattagataagtaccagagagagagaaatctgcagggttatggggaaagggaggggggagtgggattagctgaatctTTTGCAGATAGCCAGCATGGGCTCACCggtccaaatggccttcttccgcgctataaccagtctctgattctaagatGATGAAAAATCTGTTGCCCAGGatgttccatctcccgggcactgggaactagttgggaacagagaccctgaagccccacccactctctgttcctgaaccaagatggccgcgcatgcaccctgaccccgccctgtgcaagatggcggccagtgacccagCTCACCTGGGACTGTCGGCTCTACTTCGGGGCCTGAGGCCGACACTGGATGTTGACAGAGCTTCCCAGCCCACTAGTGGGTCCTGGTCCTGCGCTGCGGCCACAATCCCCTCCTGTCTCCCGGAACTGCCTGTCCAAACGAAGTCCGCCTCCACTGCCTGCACAGACAGTGAAGGGAGATCCAGACTCGGCCCTGCCCACTGGGGGCCGCAAGCCCCGCCCGCTGAGCCaaccccgcccctcgcacactccgattggttgaaGGACCAGCCGGCTGGTCCGTCCTCCAGCCCTGCACTGCGCTcttcgctcttcctattggtcgggAGGAACGTCAATCtgtcgggcagtgtgagctgagcatgcgcggtgggtgagagatgggcgggagggaaggagcgggttaataaaccccgggggtggggcggggggggacccgggttaataaaccccggagatgatacgggggggggggacgcgggttaataaaccccgggtgtgggcggggtgggggacgcgggttaataaaccccgggggtggggcgggggagggacgcgggttaataaaccccgtgggtggggcgggggggacgcGGGCCTCACACAGCCCGAGTGGTGGCCCAGAGAAAACACTCCGCATCATCCGCTttacacacccgctgtgggcctgaGGCCCGA is part of the Pristiophorus japonicus isolate sPriJap1 unplaced genomic scaffold, sPriJap1.hap1 HAP1_SCAFFOLD_45, whole genome shotgun sequence genome and encodes:
- the LOC139251827 gene encoding zinc finger protein 214-like, translated to MKAETTVHSGEKRYTCSVCGQGLSQSSNLERHKRSHIGEKPFKCGDYAKRFTNLSQLETHLRIHTEERPFTCSDCGKGFTRSSHLRTHQRVHTGEKPFTCSGCGKGFTVLCYLLAHQRVHTGEEPFKCSHCEKSFKSKQYLLTHQRVHTVERSFTCSECGKGFTWSSHLRTHQRVHTGQRPFKCSDCEKSFKIKQYLLRLQRVHK